One Phaseolus vulgaris cultivar G19833 chromosome 2, P. vulgaris v2.0, whole genome shotgun sequence DNA window includes the following coding sequences:
- the LOC137809753 gene encoding basic form of pathogenesis-related protein 1-like, whose product MKISNLVFILSIISLCSICFAQNTPKDYLDVHNEARKEVGAKPLTWNETLVEYAQNYVDSKKKNCEFEHSMGPYGENLAQSSGDLTGVNSVKLWLEEKEFYDYKNNKCVKDECMHYVQCVWNTTESVGCARTKCDNNWMYVICSYYPAGNIVGLLPY is encoded by the coding sequence ATGAAGATCTCAAATCTCGTGTTCATCTTGAGCATTATCTCATTGTGCAGCATTTGCTTCGCACAGAACACCCCGAAAGATTACCTTGACGTGCACAACGAAGCTCGTAAAGAGGTTGGTGCTAAACCACTAACATGGAATGAAACCCTTGTAGAATATGCTCAGAACTATGTGGACTCCAAGAAAAAAAACTGCGAATTTGAGCATTCTATGGGGCCTTATGGGGAGAACTTGGCGCAGAGTTCTGGGGATTTGACTGGCGTGAACTCGGTGAAACTGTGGCTGGAAGAGAAGGAGTTCTATGATTACAAGAACAACAAGTGTGTTAAGGATGAGTGCATGCATTACGTTCAGTGTGTTTGGAACACCACAGAGAGTGTTGGGTGTGCTAGAACCAAGTGTGACAATAACTGGATGTACGTCATCTGCAGCTATTACCCTGCAGGCAATATCGTAGGGCTTCTACCTTACTAA
- the LOC137811934 gene encoding probably inactive leucine-rich repeat receptor-like protein kinase At5g48380: MASEMKRDILIHVFTCSLLSSLMVGNGVASDISCLKSIKDSLEDPFSYLSSWSFDNQTEGFLCSFVGVSCWHPGENKVLSISLENMGLKGEFPLGIRNCLSLTALNLSNNHLTGPIPSDICTLIPFATSIDLSHNRFNGNIPPTLAHCTYLNSLRLDNNNLSGHIPQELGQLPMIKSISFAHNYLSGSVPLFFPRSTAIDYANNGELCGGPFSPCSLDTSNDFPQSFKQGLAIGYAFSVTSVIVIYISYCAPWEQSKHERSKHRNRAEELGRIFWSIAGRKTPTQAHAEHELQPLQLQEKVIREICVTERMKSTMRLNEVRDATDCFSIDKAIGMGKIGIMYEGRLPNGWILAIKKLFDSKQYRRQFLLEIRILGKYRHRNIVPLLGFCVEGNERILVYQFMSNGRLSKWLRPLEGELTLKWPQRIKVALGVARALSWLHHICNLHVVHLNISSECVLLDKNFEPKLSNFGGAKFVNPNIQDDASTMFYVSDGKKDVYDFGSLLLELITGKPLKELSSSFNTTTTNLSGNPSNFINAIDESLIGEGFENEVYTLIKVACKCVQPFADERPTMLEVYDTLMDMWGQRQRYSDGSHALNLAVSSASINEIADL; encoded by the exons ATGGCTTCTGAAATGAAGAGGGATATTTTGATCCATGTTTTCACGTGTTCTTTGCTGAGTTCTCTTATGGTAGGTAATGGGGTTGCAAGCGACATCTCCTGCTTAAAATCCATTAAGGATTCCTTGGAAGATCCGTTTAGTTACTTATCAAGCTGGAGCTTCGACAACCAAACCGAAGGTTTCTTATGCAGTTTTGTTGGTGTTTCATGCTGGCATCCCGGTGAGAATAAAGTATTAAGTATCTCACTAGAAAACATGGGGTTGAAGGGTGAGTTTCCACTGGGCATTAGGAATTGCTTGTCACTAACAGCCTTAAACCTTTCGAACAACCACCTCACAGGACCCATCCCCTCGGATATATGCACGTTAATCCCTTTTGCTACCTCCATAGATCTCTCACATAACAGATTTAATGGGAATATTCCACCTACTTTGGCTCACTGCACTTATCTGAATTCTCTTAGGCTTGATAACAACAATTTAAGTGGTCACATCCCTCAAGAACTGGGGCAGCTTCCCATGATCAAATCAATTTCTTTTGCCCATAATTATTTATCAGGGTCGGTGCCTCTGTTCTTCCCACGCTCAACTGCTATTGATTACGCCAATAATGGAGAGCTTTGTGGTGGGCCTTTCTCACCATGCTCATTGGACACCTCCAATGATTTCCCTCAATCGTTCAAGCAGGGTCTTGCTATAGGCTATGCTTTTTCAGTTACTTCTGTTATTGTCATTTACATCTCCTACTGTGCACCTTGGGAACAATCAAAGCATGAAAGGAGCAAGCACCGCAACAGGGCTGAAGAATTAGGCAGAATTTTTTGGTCCATTGCTGGGAGAAAGACACCTACTCAAGCTCATGCCGAACACGAATTGCAACCTCTGCAGTTGCAAGAGAAAGTCATCAGAGAG ATATGTGTAACAGAGAGAATGAAGTCCACAATGAGGTTGAACGAAGTAAGAGATGCAACTGACTGCTTTTCTATAGACAAGGCCATTGGGATGGGGAAAATTGGAATAATGTATGAGGGAAGGCTACCCAATGGTTGGATCCTTGCCATTAAGAAACTATTCGATTCCAAACAATACAGGAGACAGTTTCTTTTGGAAATAAGAATTCTGGGTAAGTACAGACATAGAAATATAGTTCCCCTACTTGGGTTCTGTGTAGAAGGAAATGAAAGGATTTTGGTATACCAATTCATGTCAAATGGAAGGCTTTCAAAATGGTTGCGTCCTTTAGAAGGTGAACTTACATTGAAATGGCCTCAGAGGATCAAAGTAGCACTTGGGGTAGCAAGAGCCTTATCCTGGCTCCACCATATATGCAACTTGCATGTTGTGCACCTCAATATAAGTTCGGAGTGTGTGTTGCTAGATAAGAATTTTGAACCAAAACTGTCCAACTTTGGAGGGGCCAAGTTTGTGAACCCCAACATTCAGGACGATGCAAgcacaatgttttatgtgagtGATGGGAAGAAGGATGTCTATGACTTTGGTAGTTTGCTCCTTGAGCTAATCACAGGGAAACCATTGAAGGAGTTGTCGTCTTCTTTCAATACTACTACAACTAACCTATCTGGTAACCCTTCAAACTTTATCAACGCAATCGATGAATCTCTGATAGGGGAAGGTTTCGAAAACGAAGTCTACACTCTCATCAAAGTTGCATGCAAGTGTGTTCAGCCTTTTGCAGATGAAAGGCCAACGATGCTTGAAGTTTATGACACTTTGATGGATATGTGGGGGCAACGACAAAGATATAGTGATGGTTCTCACGCACTCAACCTTGCTGTTTCTTCTGCTAGTATAAACGAAATTGCGGACCTATAA